A single Cellulomonas sp. SLBN-39 DNA region contains:
- a CDS encoding SGNH/GDSL hydrolase family protein — MTTTFLQAGDRVLLTGDSITDWGRDRDQPDSPWALGHGYAGIVAALAGARRPDLGLTFHNRGIGGDTTRMLRERWEQDALALEPTVVSVLVGINDTWRRYDGGTVTGVEEYEEHYRAILDATRERLGARLVLVEPFVLPVLPGQEAWREDLDPRIHVVRRLAVEHGAVLVPADGLFAAAATRAPADRWAFDGVHPTPAGHGLLAEAWLGAVGLAAPR, encoded by the coding sequence GTGACGACGACGTTCCTCCAGGCGGGCGACCGCGTGCTCCTGACCGGCGACTCCATCACCGACTGGGGGCGCGACCGCGACCAGCCCGACAGCCCGTGGGCGCTGGGGCACGGGTACGCCGGCATCGTGGCGGCCCTCGCCGGGGCGCGGCGGCCGGACCTCGGCCTGACGTTCCACAACCGCGGCATCGGCGGCGACACCACGCGGATGCTGCGCGAGCGGTGGGAGCAGGACGCGCTGGCGCTCGAGCCGACCGTGGTGTCCGTGCTCGTCGGGATCAACGACACGTGGCGCCGGTACGACGGAGGCACGGTGACGGGCGTCGAGGAGTACGAGGAGCACTACCGGGCGATCCTCGACGCCACGCGCGAGCGGCTGGGCGCCCGCCTCGTGCTGGTCGAGCCGTTCGTGCTGCCCGTCCTGCCCGGGCAGGAGGCGTGGCGCGAGGACCTGGACCCGCGCATCCACGTGGTGCGGCGCCTGGCGGTGGAGCACGGTGCCGTGCTGGTGCCCGCGGACGGCCTGTTCGCCGCGGCCGCGACCCGCGCTCCCGCGGACCGGTGGGCCTTCGACGGCGTGCACCCCACGCCCGCGGGGCACGGGCTGCTGGCCGAGGCGTGGCTGGGCGCCGTCGGGCTCGCCGCACCGCGCTGA
- a CDS encoding methylglyoxal synthase: protein MHAIRHSIALVAHDNKKVDLVRWAEFNRGTLSHHRLWATGTTGTILAYELGLEVHRLLSGPVGGDQQIGAKIAEGEIDMLIFFWDPLEAQPHDPDVKALLRLGALWNVPMACNAATADMLISSPVFREDYARNRPEFTPRAWDHTAGGPV from the coding sequence ATGCATGCGATCCGACACTCCATCGCGCTGGTCGCGCACGACAACAAGAAGGTGGACCTGGTCCGCTGGGCGGAGTTCAACCGCGGCACCCTGTCCCACCACCGGCTGTGGGCGACCGGTACGACCGGGACGATCCTGGCCTACGAGCTGGGCCTGGAGGTCCACCGCCTGCTGTCCGGGCCGGTCGGCGGCGACCAGCAGATCGGCGCGAAGATCGCCGAGGGCGAGATCGACATGCTGATCTTCTTCTGGGACCCGCTCGAGGCCCAGCCGCACGACCCCGACGTCAAGGCCCTGCTGCGCCTGGGTGCGCTGTGGAACGTGCCGATGGCGTGCAACGCCGCGACGGCCGACATGCTCATCTCCTCGCCGGTCTTCCGCGAGGACTACGCGCGCAACCGGCCCGAGTTCACGCCGCGCGCGTGGGACCACACGGCCGGCGGGCCCGTCTGA
- the cysK gene encoding cysteine synthase A, producing MARIYDDATALIGNTPLVRINKITDGAPATVVGKLEFYNPASSVKDRIGVAIIDAAERSGALAPGGTIVEATSGNTGIALAFVGAARGYDVVLTMPETMSKERRALLRAFGAELILTPGSEGMKGAVNRANEVVAERPGAILARQFANEANPAIHRATTAEEIWADTDGEVDILVAGIGTGGTITGVGGLLKERKHGVKIVGVEPAESPILNGGQPGPHKIQGIGANFVPEILDTTVYDEIIDVDAETAVSVARRAAREEGLLVGISSGAALHAATQLAHRPENAGKLIVVIIPSFGERYLSSVLYADLLD from the coding sequence ATGGCCCGCATCTACGACGACGCCACCGCGCTGATCGGCAACACCCCGCTGGTCCGCATCAACAAGATCACCGACGGCGCGCCGGCGACCGTCGTCGGCAAGCTGGAGTTCTACAACCCGGCCAGCTCGGTCAAGGACCGCATCGGCGTCGCGATCATCGACGCGGCCGAGCGCTCGGGCGCCCTGGCCCCCGGCGGCACGATCGTCGAGGCCACCAGCGGCAACACCGGCATCGCGCTGGCGTTCGTGGGCGCGGCCCGCGGGTACGACGTCGTGCTGACGATGCCGGAGACCATGTCGAAGGAGCGCCGCGCGCTGCTGCGGGCCTTCGGGGCCGAGCTCATCCTCACCCCGGGCTCCGAGGGCATGAAGGGCGCGGTCAACCGCGCCAACGAGGTCGTCGCCGAGCGCCCGGGCGCGATCCTGGCCCGCCAGTTCGCCAACGAGGCCAACCCGGCGATCCACCGCGCCACCACGGCCGAGGAGATCTGGGCCGACACGGACGGCGAGGTCGACATCCTCGTCGCCGGCATCGGCACCGGCGGCACCATCACGGGCGTCGGCGGGCTGCTCAAGGAGCGCAAGCACGGTGTGAAGATCGTCGGCGTCGAGCCCGCCGAGTCCCCGATCCTCAACGGCGGCCAGCCCGGCCCGCACAAGATCCAGGGCATCGGCGCGAACTTCGTGCCCGAGATCCTCGACACGACGGTGTATGACGAGATCATCGACGTCGACGCCGAGACGGCCGTCTCCGTGGCCCGCCGCGCAGCCCGCGAGGAGGGTCTGCTCGTCGGCATCTCGTCCGGCGCCGCCCTGCACGCCGCGACGCAGCTGGCGCACCGCCCGGAGAACGCGGGCAAGCTGATCGTCGTCATCATCCCGTCGTTCGGCGAGCGGTACCTCAGCTCGGTGCTCTACGCCGACCTGCTCGACTGA
- the epsC gene encoding serine O-acetyltransferase EpsC, with the protein MRPLAAFLRTLREDLEAAHRHDPAARSLLEVALGYPGVHAIWVYRLAHHMWQVPPLRLAARLVSQLARAATGVEIHPGARLGRRLFIDHGMGVVVGETAEVGDDVVLFHGATLGGRSMRRGKRHPTLGDRVVVGAGAKILGPVWVGNDAQVGANAVVIADVPAGAVAVGVPAKIRTRPVEAPFDAEVDDPAIYI; encoded by the coding sequence ATGCGCCCGCTCGCCGCCTTCCTCCGCACGCTGCGCGAGGACCTCGAGGCCGCCCACCGCCACGACCCGGCGGCCCGGTCGCTGCTCGAGGTGGCCCTCGGCTACCCGGGCGTGCACGCGATCTGGGTGTACCGCCTCGCGCACCACATGTGGCAGGTGCCGCCCCTGCGGCTGGCCGCGCGCCTGGTGTCCCAGCTGGCCCGCGCCGCGACGGGCGTGGAGATCCACCCCGGCGCGCGTCTCGGCCGGCGGCTGTTCATCGACCACGGCATGGGCGTCGTGGTGGGCGAGACCGCCGAGGTGGGCGACGACGTCGTGCTGTTCCACGGCGCGACCCTCGGCGGCCGGTCGATGCGCCGCGGCAAGCGGCACCCCACGCTCGGCGACCGCGTGGTCGTGGGCGCCGGGGCGAAGATCCTCGGCCCGGTCTGGGTGGGCAACGACGCGCAGGTCGGCGCCAACGCGGTCGTCATCGCGGACGTCCCGGCCGGGGCCGTCGCGGTGGGCGTGCCCGCGAAGATCCGCACGCGGCCCGTCGAGGCACCGTTCGACGCCGAGGTCGACGACCCGGCGATCTACATCTGA